The Hordeum vulgare subsp. vulgare chromosome 7H, MorexV3_pseudomolecules_assembly, whole genome shotgun sequence DNA window gttcgagggacgtgaagacgttccactacatcaaccgcgtttcttaacgcttcctgctgtgcgatctacaagggtacatagatctaaatctcctctcgtagatggacatcaccatgataggtcttcgtgtgcgtaggaatttttttgttcccatgcaacgttcccctacattTCTATCAGTTGTCCAAcgttaatttgtttacccattgtatgTTTTCTTAGAGAGACAAGTCTCTAGCCAAAACTATGCTCCGGGTCTTCATTAATATTATTATAAAAACACTAAAAATATTATTTCCATTTACCTTCTatgattttattttatatttatattatctatctatcactacttaatacttgcaagtaacgagttcaaggggattgataaTCCTTTTGTCTGTGTTGGgtacaagtgtgtgctctttggtGTGTAGGTGATGAAAGACATTAATTTGCCTGGTTCTCCTATTTGTTCGATAACTTTAGTTttcactgaaggaaatacttatcttAACTGTGTTGCATCTCTTGTCCTCTTTGGAGAAAATCCCAACGCAATTTACAAGTAATGGATTCTCACCACGAACACGCTCACATGAAGTTCTAACAAATAGGTGTATGTGGACAAAGGGGAGGCTTGCCAAAGGTGACACAGCCGAAGAAGAATATATGTACGACGAAGGTAGTCGTTCCCGGTCCAGTTCTTTGCGGTAGGCGAAGTAGTCGACAGAGGCGAGTCAACCATACGTTCGGCCAGGGACGGAGCCAGCATGCAAGCATGGGGGGGGGGCAAATTTGTTCATGAAGGGGGCAAAGTTCATATGAAGTGAACTTTTTTAGCCACAACAACTATTATCATAGTAGAAAAATCAATTTGGTtaggggggtctagccccccctCGTCCCCCCTAGAATCGTCCCTGCGTTCGGCATCGCCGAAGGTGTTCGTTCGCCCTGCTCATGCCATATTCACACCATGGCCATGATTTGGCTTGCGCTCGGGTGCTCTCCTGCGGGGTGGATCTAGGGTTCCTCTCAATTTCGTGGGAGAGGGGAAAGAAGAAGTATATGGAGAGCACGCCTTGGCGTGGAAAGGGTGAGGCGCAGTTATGCGTGCTCAGCTGCCCTCGAGAGCGCACATGGTTGCGTTGGTGTGCGAGGGgcccagaggtggaagaaagcggGGGGCTGGTGCTGTGTCGAGCCActgccatgtggggccacctaGGCCACGTGGGACGATTCGTTGAGTGggttgaggggagcaagggtgaaAAAAGGTTCTAGAGGGAAGTTGGTGGGCTCCGGTCGTGGGCTATCTTCTCTTAGATTTTTAAATCTTTTCTATTTAGTAGTCTAAGTTTTCCAATGAGAATAATTAATTTGGTCGTTGTGCTCGGACTCTATTATGGAATTCTGACTACAAAATTCGCTTCATATGTTTAATGGAATGTATGTCTCTATtcttttccccttttcttttaaAGCCATAGGTGGGAGGAAAGGAAATAGATGGTTAGAAGGGGATTTAGGCCAAGATAGATATTTTCTGGACTAAGAAAAATATGAGGAATTTAATAAAAACGGTTTGTTTTTTTAGAGAAGTTTAAATTCAAATAAGCTGAATTTCATCAAGCCTATTTGGATTTGGAAACACATTTGAATGAACtccaaatgagctaaaattttagGATGTAACCCTACACATTTGATTGATTTATAGGCAAAAAatgaaagatttttttggaagtaAAACTGTAGCTCAATTttccaaattctattaaaatagaATTGAAAGTTAAGTTGGAGAAGGTAGGCATGAAACTTTATGAAAGTGATCAAGACTTGGAgttgaaaatgaaatgaaaaattgtaaagaataaaagaaaaaaaggaaaagcacTCATACATAAGTATCCATACTTTAACTGATATTACAAAGAGGTCACTCAATGCAAGTATTAGGTTTGGGCTATTACAACAAGATCGGGCTGGCCAAGTCCCGATTGAGCAACCGATGTCCTTGCTAGCAAGGGCAAGGGCGGGCGACACATGCCGGAGTCCGCGCTCGGCCGTCACTGCAGCAAGACACGTTTGATTGTGCGAGGTGGAGCGGTTGCATCACGATCGTGCGGAGCGAACTGATCAAGGCTGCCGGGACTCTTGGGAGGCCGCTCGTCGCTAGAAGGGCAACAACAGTGGACCGGGCGATGAAGGAGGTGTCGATGGACTTAGAGCCCATTTATGAAGTCACTATCTGGTACCTCTTTTAGTTTAGTGtagttttagtttaaatttcGTTCAATTTAGTTGAAGATTGTTAGCATTTGTCATTTGGTTCTAAATAAATATATCAAAATCTGATAAATTTTTGTCGCCTTTTCGTGAAAGATTCATTTTCAAGTTGATCGGATTGGATGACCGTCACACTCATTCGTTGGACAGACATATCCATGGATGTTTGATACTTACTTTATCTTCGTTTATATGACGTACACGTAGTTATAAGTCATCGATTTGACTAACTAAATATGAATTATATACCATTAAAAATATACCATTTAATTCTTAAACAAGTGTAGTTTCTAAGCATATATTTTTCATTAGTTAAATTATCAACCAAGAATGGCGTGCATGTCAGTAGTTGGACTTGCACTTAGAGGTGGTCCCCACTGTCCACCAAGCCCGTCCAGGCAGAGCCCTCTTCTTGCATCACGCGTTGTCTGGCTGACTGCCGGGCCTCGCATCGCATCACTCGATGAACGTCATCAGAGACCGAGGGCGTGACATCGACCTCAATGACGTAGTATTCCATCTCGATTCTCGACTCGATCGGCGACTACACACACAAGACGGCTCCGGAAGTTCTCTCGCTGATGTTCCAACTGATCGCGCTGTCCGGCACCAGCGCAACCGCAGCATGTTTCCGACGGGCGACGCTGCCGCCGGGACGCCTCGGCGCAGGAGGTCGCCGGCCTGTTACGGAGTGGCTGGGCGGGCACACGGCAGGTGCTCGACGAAACGCGCCGGCAGCATAGCCCGGCAGGTGTTTGACGAAACGCGCCGGCAGCATGGCCCGGCAGGCGTTCGAGGTAACGCGCGAGTGTCCAGCAAAATGGCTATGGGGCGACCTTCCTGCCCAGCTCGCGGCAGCCGTGAACGCCTGCCGGCCCAGCTGCCCTGCTGCAGTACCCGAGACGCCTGCTACTGTGACAGGTATGCATGTGCCCAGCTGCTTGCTCTTATCCTCTTGCGTCTCATTGCACCTGCGCTGCATGATGGGGCTGCTTGGACATGGGTAGTATCTTTGATGCTTGTTTCGAGGCAACAAACATTAGTATTTTAGTTATCAAATGTGCAAAAGTTCAGACAAAGAGCACTCTCTCTTCTGCTTGCAGTGTGGAACTAGTGGGAAATGGATTTGCATTATCTTGAGCGGTTGGTGTTAGGACCCAGGCGACAGGCACGAAGACTTGGGGATTGGCAAGTCTTCGGGTGCGAGGATGCACGCATCTGGTGGCAGCTTGTTGTCTTGTCGTCCTGGCCGGACTTAAAAACATGCAGATCTCTGTCCCTCTAACAGCCTGGTACTTGAATGGCATTATATTAGCTTGCCATGCACGTGGCACTTAAATAAAGTAAATCTAGCACGATTCTCCCTAGATACTACACAGTCACAGTCACAGTCACAGAGCACTCCAAACAACCTCTGCGCAGCAGTATTAAGAAAACTAGAAAGAGGCAAGTCTTCAGATCAAAGTCAATTGAAAGAACAAAGACAAATCTGTATGTTCACACACCTGTTGAAAGTAAAGTTGTGAACCAAGGATTGCAAATTATGAAGATAATAAACTTTTCGTATATTCTCGAGGTTCAGTTAAGATGAAAAGGATAGATAGAAAGGGCAGAGGAAAGAGCTAGGAGGGAACAAGCAATGGACCCCTTAAAGAAACATATATGTTCAGATGGAAAGACATGAAGGATATCGACAGGCTTTCTTGGATGTTTGTGCAAGTTGTATCATGGCTTGCCAATAATACAAGGTAGTATTGCTATTGCTATTCGGTAGGCATGGGTGTAGTAAATATGCTGTAATCTGAGATTATCTGAACCCACCACCACATTTTTTCCCACATAAGTAAGTTGCGCTGCTCCGAAGTAGGTAGGAGTGTAGAAAATAACTAAATGCTttttccgtttctaaatataagtctttctaaataTTTCACTAGTAAACTACATATAAAACAAAATGAGTAAAATtagactttaaaatatgtctatatacattcgtatataaTATTATAGTAAaatttttaaaaaaacttatatttaataaCGGAGAGAGTATGCTGCATGAAGCTGGACGAGTAGCCTGCAGAAAAGGACTGCCGCGCTTTTATGGCCACAACGGCGAAGCGTCGGCCATTTGAAACGGTCCACGTTTTTGTCCACATGGGATATTTGTGGGCTGGGACTGCGATTTGGCTTTCAAGTTTAGTTCTTTATCTTGTCCACTTCCCCCTTGCTGTGGGGTGGGACTGTGGACCAAGACTAGCGCCGTTTACCAGTTCATCTCAGTCTTGCCAACCCACATATAGGCTACAATCTTTAGAGAAAAGCCAGAGATTTGCAAAGGAATTTCAGAGCCATGGCGGATGCCGGAGAGCAGAACGCCAATGGCAGTGGCCCTGCAGCTGCAGGCAACACTCCCGTCCAGCAGCCGGCCAGCGCCGCCGAGGCCGAGCTCCTGTGGAAGCTGCGCAAGTACCTGGTGCTGATGGCCATCCTCGTGGCGGCCATCACGTTCCAGGCGGGGCTGGCCCCGCCGGGCGGCTTCTGGCAGGACAACGACGAGCACGGCCACGTCGCCAGCGACATCGTGATGAGGTACAGCTACCCCAGGCGGTACCATGTCTTCTTCTACTGCAACACGACGGCGTTCGGGGCCTCGCTCATGGTGCTCATACTGCTCCTGCTGAGGGAGCTGACCGGCAAGGTGGTCTGGCTCCGCGCGCTCCAGTTCGCCATGATTCTGGGCTTGCTGGGGCTCATGGGGGCCTACGCCGCTGGGAGCTGCAGGGAGGTGAGGACCTCTGTTTACATCTGGGTGTTACTAGTTGGCATCTTCGCCTATGTCACACTCCATGTGGTATTCTTCAAGCATCTGGCACCTAAGAAGCTGCAAGTTTTATTATCGGGTATTAGTGGAAGTTGGAAGAGAACTCTGGGGAACATTTTCATGCCATCAAAAACAGACATGGCaatagatatgcaagaggcaccaGTCCGGATGGAAGTAGTGGACCTTGAAAGAAGTCGCAGCTCGGATCTCGTTCTtgcagaagaagagaagagaaaaaaggcgGAAGAGGCTGCAAAGAAGAGAGAGGAAGAGGAAAATCTTGAAAGAAATCGCAGCTCCTTGCTGGTTCTTGCCACATTGGTAGCAACCGTGACATATGTCGCAGGGCTAACCCCTCCAGGTGGCTTCTGGTCTGAGGGTGATAATAACCACATTGCTGGTGATCCGGTGCTCCGAGACCATTATCCACGCCGATTCAAGGCCTTCTTGATCTGCAATGCCACTGCTTTTGCTGGATcccttgtcatcatcatcatggtcCTCAGTCAAACAGCGGTGAATCATGTTGTCAAGTCAAATGCTCTGCGGTTGTGTGTGGTAGTTAGTCTCATTGGGCTTATGGGGGCATATGCTGCTGGAAGTTGCAGGGAGGTACATACATCTATCTATGTCTTTGCACTTGTTGGTGCAGTCTTGCTCTACCTCATCATTCAGTGTATTGAACCTGCTCTGCCTAAGTCAGCATATGTTGAAGACACCATCAAACGTGTAAAAGCGAAAAATAAAGAAATGGTTCAGAATCTGAGGACTTTCATCGGCAACTTGTTAGAACCTGCCATACCAGTGCAAGATCAGTCAGGCAACCGCACTCCAGTGACTGATGGTAAGGATGATTTCCAGAAGTTGCGCACATACCTTCTATTGCTTGGCATCCTTGCCGCCACAGTCACCTTCCAAGCTGGGATGAATCCACCAGGAGGCTTTTGGACAGATAACAGTGATGAGCATATTGCTGGTGATCCAATTTTGGAGGCCATCAGTCCCAAGCGCTACAAGGCATTCTTCTATTGCAATGCCACAGCATTTGTAGCCTCTTTGGCCATCATCATCCTACTCCAGAGCCAGTTGATTACCATTCATGCCATGAAGCGACATGTACTGCAAACAGCGATGACACTGGTGCTCTTTGGTCTTATGGGAGCCTACGTTGCTGGAAGCAGCAGGAAGTTCTCGACATCCATTTATGTGTTCGTCCTAGTCCTCCTGGTGTTCGCCTATGTTGTACTTCATATTCTATATGTACCTCCCAATCTCAAGATATGGTGGGAGAGCATAACAGGGGCTTCTGGACCTACGGATATTCCAGAAGACAAAGATTTGCGGAAGAGGCGGAAGTTTCTGATATTGctcgcaattctagcagcttctatCACATACCAAACTGGTATAAGCCCACCAGGTGGCTTTTGGACTGATAAAAAAAATGGCCACCGAGCAGGTTACTCAGTGTTCCGTGACGAGTTCCGAGACCGCTATAGGGTGTTCTTCTACTTCAATGCTACAGCTTTCATGGCATCCCTGGCAGTAATTCTGTTGCTTGTTAACAAGAGGATATGCGACAAAGGTCTGAAGTGCTATGCGCTGCGTGCATGTGTACTGGTTGATCTGATCAGCCTCATTGGTGCTTTTGCTACCGGAAGCTGCAGAAAAGTGTCAACATCTTTCTATGTCATTCTCGTTGTTCTTGCAGTATTTGTCTATGTCATTGTTCAAGTCCTGGTTCTGAAATTTGCAAAAGAAAAGGTGAATTGCTTGCTGCTGGCACGGATGTTCAAGTTCAAAGCTGAGCCTTCTGAGCACGAAGATTCATCAACGAATCGCACGACAAGCATAGGTGATACTGATAGTAAGAGAACAGAGCACAAATGGCGCAAAGATTTGATGCTGATTGGAACTCTTGCAGTCACTGTCACATACCAAGCTGGTCTGCTTCCGCCTGGAGGAGTTTGGCCTGATGACAAGGATGGCCATTTTGCAGGTGACCCAATCCTCCATGATACCAACCTAACACGATACAAGGTATTCTTCTATTGCAACGCCACAGCATTCATGGCCTCAATGGTAATGGTCATCCTCCTACTGAACAACACAATAAGCAAGTACAAGAGATCTCTCTTTGCCATGAAAACAGCAATGGTATTGGACTTGCTTGGTTTACTTGGGGCATATGCCGCGGGCAGCTGCAGGAAGTTGAAGACATCTGTGTACATTTTTGCACTCGTCATTGCTGTGATCATCTACATCGTCATCCATGTCTTGTTGTCATTTGACGAATTGGGAAGCTTAGTGAAGGAGAAGGGGAAAAAGTGGGTGCAACGTTTGAAAAGGTTCTTCAATTGCAACGATTCAAGCAATGAACCATCTGATGGGGAACCAGGACAAAGTCGTCTGCCTGTGAAAGAGTAGTCTCGGTTGTGACATTTGTTGAGTCTATCATGAGATAGACACAACCTCCAAAGTTGTAATTTGTGTTTTTCTTGCTCAACGCCGTCACGTAATATTATTTGGTGCATTCTTTGAATGTGGGCAAAAGATAATACAAATGACAACTGTGAGCTGTGAAGTAGTTCTCCTCTCTTGCTTTACAATTTGTGGAATTGCCTTCTGAAGTGAAACTTGTTTGCCTGGATAGCCATGCATGAACAGTCACGTCATATGGGAACCCAGGGATGCAATATTTGTAGTGGTGGAGGATGCTAATTGATAATATCTAAATTTGCAGTAACAACAAAATAACCACCTAGCGGAGAGGGGCAAAACACCCTCCATACTCATTTCTTGGAACATACTTGAAAGAGAGAAATATGAGTAGTCTTCTAAAGCGAGGATATGTATCTTTAGCTAAATATATTCCCTCCATTCTTTAATGGTAATAATGTTAAAGTCACACAATATATATACTATTAATCTAATGTATGGTCAAAGTTTAATTTTAAAATGCATGCACACCTTATTCATTCGAATGGATGGAGTAACTCTTCGAAAATGAAGCAATTCAGTGGGTTACTACAGGACGTGTCAGCAGCATTTTATCAGCACAGAGACATTGATACCTTCATTGGATTCTGAGTTGTTCTTGCGTGTAGATGATGTTCAAGTATGAGGATATTTTGGGTATGCAATATTTCTACATATTGTACATCTctacttttataaataaaatttcAAGGCGCGCTGGAGGAGCGTGGGAAGATACTTCTTACCGAAAAAGGGTTTCCCCCACTTTGTATTTCAAAGCAATCAAATATTGCTGGGGCGAACAGCACATCAagcccaaaaaacaaaaaagaaacaaatccCAACAACGGCAGTTCGATAAAGAGCGGATGACCCGCCACCGCTGCGCCTTCCTGAGACAAACCACCACAGCCCGAGGCTCCGATCCGTCACGTGCCAAGCAGCACCTCCAAGAAGGGATGCGACGTCGACCACGCTGCTGCCCGGAcgagtcctagggtttcccccggcacAAGGAAGGGGGTAGCGGATGGCTACCACCGACATCCTCCAGGAAGGAATGGTGGCACCCGCCGGTGTCACCGCATCGGAGCCGGACGAACCGGCAAGGATTTCTCTCGCACTCCAAACCTGACCGCCCAATCGGAGCGGACCAGCCAAACCACCGCCCAACCCCATGCACCATCACTGAATGCCACCATCCATGTTGTCTCATTAGGAACACCATCACGAGGCCAAGAAGACCGGAGAGAGGCGCCAAACGACGGACCAGCAGCCTTGAAGCCGAGCGggaggagatccacctccaccgccGACGTGCGGGAGGCCCGCTCCTCCGGCACCTCCCCGGTCGACACGACAGTAGGGCATGCCAGGAGACCTCTGGCTCAGCCAGGTCCGAAACGGGCCTGCTAAGCCCCACCGACCATTGTGTAGCGGGCAGGCGACGGCGCCGCCAGCACCCAACCGCTCATCGCGGCTCCCCCGCCTCCCGAAAGATCCGCCACAGACCCGCTCTGCCGTTGGCCCGCCCAGGCCCCGCAGGGGCCAGTTCTTGGCCGGGAGGCCGCCACCAGGTTGCGCTGCAGCGTTACCCTGCCGCCGTCGCTGTTCAGCTGTCCGCCCACGCCGCGCTGGGGAGCCCCCCCGATGCAGCTCCGCCCCGCGCCAGAGAGCCACCGGGAGGggaaggtcagggggcggccaccaCCAGCGACCCTGGGCCAGGCCGGCCGCTGGTGCCAGGGACGGTggcggagaggagagggagaggggggcgggGGGCTGGAGGAATGGAAGGCTGGCCGCCGCCGGTCGCGGGAGAGGGTTTGACGcggtggtggtgtggtggtgctaaagCTTAGTACCATACCCGGAAGATACTACTTCAAAGATAGAGAAACATGGCAAGAAAATTCTTCCTTTCCTTTTTGCAAGAGAGAAAGGAGTAGATCCTTGGATCCTTGGCGGGACTACCAGGACCTCCCGTCCTGGTTTCTACGATGAAATTCCACCAACAGGGCGGATGAGGAAGAGCCCTTGTCAGTGTCTGATGAATTTCTCTGTGACACGGCTCGTCTTGGCGAAGTGCCAGGAGATTGTGCAAATAACACTGCTTCTCAGCTTGCCAAACTAATCTGTGGCCTAAACTCAGTGGAATGCTTGGGATGAGGACCTAATTTTGGGAGATGCAGAATGCCAGGTTGGACAGTGCATCTGCTTAAATGCTCTAAATGATTTTGCTTCAGTGTGGGCCTGCCATCAACATTAGAAGCCAGTGAAAGCTAAATGTCCAAGTGAAAAGAAAAATATCCATGAATAACAACTGAGTGTAGGACCAAACATTTATTCATTCGAGGAAGACTAGGATAACAGAATAACAGAACCTGTATAAACCGTTACTATCTGCCCCAGCAATGAAAgaaactactcccttcgttccataatataaaagcgtttttTAGTAGTTTGCATTCATCGCGTACTAGTACCAGGGTAGAACCCCCTGGTAACACAAGTGCCTGCAGATCAGGGGAGTGGGCACAAGGTTTATTGTGCAGTTATAACCTATATTAATGCATGTATTCCCAAAATTGATAAATAAAGTGATTCCAATTTTTGGTTGGAAATAGCTGTGCCTATATGTTTGAATCACGCGATCTATGCACCGGATGGCCCTCAAGCAAGTAGAGGAACGGTATAGTTAAGTTAATACATCTGGTTCCGTTTTAGGGATTAGTTTGGTATACCTCATAATGTATAATCTGAATATCTGATAAATGTACACCCATACTATTAATCTTGTAGCTGGAAAATGAGACTAAAATATTTTGCTATGTGTGATCTGCAAGCAGATTTCTGACACAATAAGATTAAACACTGCTATTAACAATAAGCCCAAGACCAACCAGGTCAACTAAAAAGACAAGAACAAGGGGAAACAGTCTACTTTGTGCAGGATTGAGATTTTTTTTTTACTACTAGACATATTGCAAATGTCAGAATCAGTTTTCTGAAGATGATTTAATTGAAGGAAAGGAAAATCTTATAACCAGGAAGAGCATAATAAAAGAAACGTAAGCGGAAATGCAATTTGGCTCCCGGGAGTAAGTTGGAAAATAAGTACTCTTACATAATAGCGTAGAAATACCTCACTGCAGGATCCAGACCTGTTTTACTGTTTATGCTGGTCTACTGCAAGAGATATTTTAACTGAAACAGTTACACAAAGCTTTGATTGCAGAAGAAAAAGTTACACAAAGCTGGGAATCCACTAGGAATAACTGAATGGAAACACTATTAGTTTCTTTGTttcgttttatttttttgatgaaagcatgatcATTTCTTAGTGGCTAAATCCAAAGCTATTTTAGAATATCCTTTTGACTATTTCTGGCGATAAATTTTTCATTGGATTTGATGTCAccatttgttttcttcacaccctCTTAACTTCTGGAGATAATAACAAGGACCATAACCTGGGCGTATTAATGTTGAGGAATGAGCAACTGACATTCACAGGGGGTCAAATGCCAATACATGTACATGTGAGGTAATGTGCAGGAAGCCCCTTATACAACGGGGATATAGAGAAAAGGGAACTATACACATCTAacaccccctcaaactcatggtggatcaaCAACACTGAATTTggagagaaagaacccatgctgcGCTCCAGTATGTGCCTTCgtgaagaaatccgtcaattgtAACTCAGAGGGCACATAGTGAAGAGCGAGAATctgatcctgcacagcagcacgtgttggggaacgtcgcatgggaaacaaaaaatttcctacgcgcacgaagacctatcatggtgatgtccatctacgagaggggatttccgatctacgtacccttgtagatcgcacaacagaagcgttaataaacgtggttgatgtagtggaacgtcctcacgtccctcgatccgccccgcgaaccgtcccacgaactgtcccgcgatccatcccatgatccgctccgatctagtgccgaacggacggcacctccgcgttcagcacacgtacagctcgacgatgatctcgtccttcttgatccagcaagagagacggagaggtatatgagttctccggcaacatgacggcgctccggaggttggtggtgatctaatctcagcagggctccgcccgagctccggagaaacgcgatctacaggaaaaaccgtggaggtatgtggtcgggctgtcgtggcatagttgtctcaaatcagccctaaaacctccgtatatataggtgggaggggaggggccttgccttggggctcaaggagccccaacgggttcggccgaagcaagggggagagtcctccccttccaatcctagtccaactaggattggaaggtggtgtccttctccactttcccacttccccctttttttctctttgatttttctttctcctgcgcatagggcttcttgggctgtcccaccagcccactaagggctggtgtggcacccctaaggcctatgggcttcccccggggtgggctgccccccggtgaacatccggaacccattcgtcatttccggtaactccgaaaaccttccggtaatcaaatgaggtcatcctatatattaatcttcgtctccggaccattccggaaaccctcgtgatgtccgtgatctcatccgggactccgaacaacattcggtaaccaaccatataactcaaatacgcataaaacaacgtcgaacctgaagtgtgcagaccctgcgggttcgagaactatgtagacatgacccgagggactcctcgttcaatatccaatagcgggacctggatgcccatattggatcctacatattctacgaatatcttatcgtttgaacctcagtgccaaggattcatataatcccgtatgtcattccctttgtccttcggtatgttacttgcccgagattcgatcgtcagtatccgcatacctatttcaatctcgttta harbors:
- the LOC123411674 gene encoding uncharacterized protein LOC123411674, which encodes MADAGEQNANGSGPAAAGNTPVQQPASAAEAELLWKLRKYLVLMAILVAAITFQAGLAPPGGFWQDNDEHGHVASDIVMRYSYPRRYHVFFYCNTTAFGASLMVLILLLLRELTGKVVWLRALQFAMILGLLGLMGAYAAGSCREVRTSVYIWVLLVGIFAYVTLHVVFFKHLAPKKLQVLLSGISGSWKRTLGNIFMPSKTDMAIDMQEAPVRMEVVDLERSRSSDLVLAEEEKRKKAEEAAKKREEEENLERNRSSLLVLATLVATVTYVAGLTPPGGFWSEGDNNHIAGDPVLRDHYPRRFKAFLICNATAFAGSLVIIIMVLSQTAVNHVVKSNALRLCVVVSLIGLMGAYAAGSCREVHTSIYVFALVGAVLLYLIIQCIEPALPKSAYVEDTIKRVKAKNKEMVQNLRTFIGNLLEPAIPVQDQSGNRTPVTDGKDDFQKLRTYLLLLGILAATVTFQAGMNPPGGFWTDNSDEHIAGDPILEAISPKRYKAFFYCNATAFVASLAIIILLQSQLITIHAMKRHVLQTAMTLVLFGLMGAYVAGSSRKFSTSIYVFVLVLLVFAYVVLHILYVPPNLKIWWESITGASGPTDIPEDKDLRKRRKFLILLAILAASITYQTGISPPGGFWTDKKNGHRAGYSVFRDEFRDRYRVFFYFNATAFMASLAVILLLVNKRICDKGLKCYALRACVLVDLISLIGAFATGSCRKVSTSFYVILVVLAVFVYVIVQVLVLKFAKEKVNCLLLARMFKFKAEPSEHEDSSTNRTTSIGDTDSKRTEHKWRKDLMLIGTLAVTVTYQAGLLPPGGVWPDDKDGHFAGDPILHDTNLTRYKVFFYCNATAFMASMVMVILLLNNTISKYKRSLFAMKTAMVLDLLGLLGAYAAGSCRKLKTSVYIFALVIAVIIYIVIHVLLSFDELGSLVKEKGKKWVQRLKRFFNCNDSSNEPSDGEPGQSRLPVKE